The following are encoded together in the Cerasicoccus sp. TK19100 genome:
- a CDS encoding isoprenyl transferase: MPSQSPNRLRHVAIIMDGNGRWARQRGLPRIEGHRRGVDNVRQIIRVAKDLDLEHLTLFAFSVENWQRPPDEIASLMDLLELFLKRNLKDLLKNEVRLNVIGRPEELPERVQKPLQKALDETAHFTERQLNVALNYGSRTEVLDAVRAYSEAVVAGKEDPGNLDWPHFEKYLYTKGVPDPDLLIRTSGESRISNFLLMQCAYSELYFSPVFWPEFGREHFIEAVESYQQRERRFGKTGEQVQQPSDHAIANS, translated from the coding sequence ATGCCGTCCCAGAGTCCCAATCGTCTGCGCCACGTTGCCATCATCATGGATGGGAATGGCCGCTGGGCGCGTCAACGCGGGCTCCCGCGTATTGAGGGCCACCGCCGGGGCGTGGACAATGTCCGCCAGATCATCCGCGTGGCGAAAGATCTGGACTTGGAGCATTTGACGCTGTTCGCCTTTTCCGTGGAGAACTGGCAACGTCCGCCGGACGAGATTGCCTCGCTGATGGATCTGCTGGAGCTCTTCCTGAAGCGCAACCTCAAGGACCTGCTCAAAAACGAAGTCCGCCTGAACGTCATTGGCCGTCCCGAGGAGCTGCCCGAGCGCGTGCAAAAGCCGCTGCAAAAGGCCCTCGACGAGACTGCCCATTTCACCGAACGCCAACTCAACGTGGCGCTCAACTACGGCTCCCGTACCGAGGTGCTCGACGCCGTGCGTGCCTATTCCGAGGCCGTCGTCGCGGGCAAGGAAGACCCCGGCAACCTCGACTGGCCGCACTTCGAGAAGTACCTCTACACCAAGGGCGTCCCCGACCCCGACCTACTGATCCGCACCTCCGGCGAAAGCCGCATTTCCAATTTCCTGCTCATGCAATGCGCCTATTCGGAACTTTACTTTAGCCCGGTCTTTTGGCCGGAATTCGGCCGCGAGCACTTCATCGAAGCGGTCGAGTCTTACCAGCAACGCGAGCGCCGCTTCGGCAAGACCGGCGAGCAAGTCCAGCAACCATCGGACCACGCGATTGCTAATTCGTGA